Proteins encoded within one genomic window of Couchioplanes caeruleus:
- a CDS encoding winged helix-turn-helix domain-containing protein: MNAAARVRREKVRIQAAAMFAESQTTAQIASELRVSEKSVRQWRRRWTAGGTAALASAGPGGSDCKLSGDQQKQLIEMLDDGPVVHGWDDARWTLARVAELIERRFEITYTLRGVSYLLHRIGYSQQVPTRRAIERDPQAIATWHRRRWPSVRG, translated from the coding sequence ATGAACGCGGCAGCCCGGGTCCGGCGTGAGAAGGTTCGGATCCAGGCTGCGGCCATGTTCGCCGAATCCCAAACGACCGCGCAGATTGCGTCTGAGCTGCGAGTTTCCGAGAAATCAGTACGCCAGTGGCGTCGACGGTGGACGGCCGGCGGGACGGCGGCTCTGGCGTCGGCCGGCCCTGGCGGCTCGGACTGCAAACTCTCCGGCGACCAGCAGAAACAGTTGATCGAGATGCTCGATGACGGCCCGGTCGTGCACGGCTGGGACGACGCCCGCTGGACCCTCGCCAGGGTCGCGGAGCTGATCGAGCGTCGCTTCGAGATCACCTACACGCTGCGCGGAGTGTCGTATCTGCTGCACCGCATCGGCTACAGCCAGCAGGTTCCCACTCGTCGGGCGATCGAACGCGACCCTCAGGCGATCGCTACGTGGCATCGCCGGCGGTGGCCGTCGGTAAGAGGTTAG
- a CDS encoding FtsK/SpoIIIE domain-containing protein produces the protein MPPVLAANTTLGPVKPGLPLSIFDPVPIGIDEFGMPVLIRLIWRNLLIGGEPGAGKSALLNVLVAYAALCANCRLILLDGKQVELGQWRKCADAFVGPNIVQALVLLTKLQKMMDNRYAFLLDCERRKVVEKIQTLSPVTGEIIWVPDAFLPYVVAIDEIAYYSATIGDKRQREEFAALLRDLVARGRAVGIIVIAATQRPSSDIIPTSLRDLFAWRFAGRCTNDSSSDIVLGHGWAQKNWSANSISPNNPGAGLLIAEGGSPQLVKTAYLDDRTCAAIAAYAADMRATVTAADRRALRAVPAAA, from the coding sequence GTGCCACCCGTCCTCGCTGCGAACACCACACTGGGGCCGGTCAAGCCTGGCCTGCCCCTGTCAATCTTCGACCCGGTCCCGATCGGGATCGACGAGTTCGGCATGCCGGTGCTGATCCGGCTGATCTGGCGCAACCTGCTGATCGGCGGCGAGCCCGGCGCGGGTAAGTCGGCGCTGCTGAACGTGCTCGTCGCCTACGCGGCGCTGTGCGCGAACTGCAGGCTGATCCTGCTGGACGGCAAGCAGGTCGAACTCGGCCAGTGGCGTAAATGCGCCGACGCGTTCGTCGGCCCGAACATCGTCCAGGCACTGGTCCTGCTGACCAAGTTGCAGAAGATGATGGACAACCGGTACGCGTTCCTGCTCGACTGCGAACGCCGCAAGGTCGTCGAGAAGATCCAGACCCTTTCACCGGTCACTGGTGAGATCATCTGGGTACCGGACGCGTTCCTGCCCTACGTGGTCGCGATCGACGAGATCGCCTACTACTCGGCCACGATCGGGGACAAGCGGCAGCGCGAAGAGTTCGCGGCGCTGCTGCGTGACCTGGTCGCCCGGGGCCGGGCGGTCGGCATCATCGTCATCGCCGCCACCCAACGCCCCTCCAGCGACATCATCCCGACGTCGCTGCGGGACCTGTTCGCGTGGCGCTTCGCCGGGCGCTGCACCAACGACAGCAGCTCGGACATCGTCCTCGGGCACGGGTGGGCGCAGAAGAACTGGTCGGCCAACTCGATCAGTCCGAACAACCCCGGCGCGGGTCTGCTCATCGCCGAAGGCGGCAGCCCGCAGCTGGTGAAGACCGCCTACCTGGATGACCGCACCTGCGCGGCCATCGCCGCCTACGCGGCCGATATGCGCGCCACCGTCACCGCTGCCGACCGTCGCGCGTTGCGGGCGGTCCCGGCGGCGGCCTGA
- a CDS encoding DUF6197 family protein encodes MNPTHHQNSTPQPGHDADGPAGWLAGLLTDDNRFRAWVGSAIATAARPVTLPDNPEPDGYVVTDAGLKALADTGEAPGTAAMVLRLAALYLQRHGWIQGAYYDLSATVFTPAADMVGAIGMVCYGGPVEAPAQHFDDPGFLDFEEAVLHLDRYLLVMDGSQAYEFNDAHGRTAGQVTDVLRRAAAIPAAELIDALRIVHADDARRAQLFGGDAE; translated from the coding sequence ATGAACCCTACCCACCACCAGAACAGCACCCCGCAACCCGGCCACGACGCGGACGGCCCGGCGGGCTGGCTCGCCGGTCTACTGACCGACGACAACCGGTTCCGCGCCTGGGTCGGCTCGGCTATCGCGACAGCGGCCCGGCCGGTGACCCTGCCGGACAACCCGGAGCCGGACGGCTACGTCGTCACCGACGCCGGGCTCAAGGCCCTTGCCGACACCGGCGAGGCCCCGGGCACGGCCGCGATGGTGCTGCGCCTTGCTGCCCTGTACCTGCAACGACACGGCTGGATCCAAGGCGCCTACTACGACCTGTCCGCCACGGTGTTCACCCCGGCGGCCGACATGGTCGGCGCCATCGGCATGGTCTGCTACGGCGGACCGGTCGAAGCCCCGGCGCAGCACTTCGACGACCCCGGCTTCCTCGACTTCGAAGAGGCCGTGCTGCACCTCGACCGGTACCTGCTGGTCATGGACGGCAGCCAGGCATACGAGTTCAACGACGCCCACGGCCGCACCGCCGGCCAGGTCACCGACGTGCTCCGCCGGGCGGCCGCGATACCGGCAGCGGAACTCATCGACGCCCTGCGCATCGTCCACGCCGACGACGCTCGCAGGGCACAGCTGTTCGGCGGTGACGCCGAATGA
- a CDS encoding single-stranded DNA-binding protein, whose amino-acid sequence MANETTITMVGNLTADPELRFLPNGTAMVKFTIASTPRTLDRQSGEWKDGDPLFLTCTGWRDLAEHIAESLTKGTRVLVCGRLKLSRWEDKETKEKRSAYGLDVDEIGPSLRFAQAKVQRMHRSSKSDGFIPDAPQDDAWSIAAPASAAAA is encoded by the coding sequence ATGGCGAACGAAACCACGATCACCATGGTCGGCAACCTCACCGCCGACCCGGAACTGCGGTTCCTGCCGAATGGCACCGCGATGGTGAAGTTCACCATCGCGTCCACGCCGCGCACCCTCGACCGCCAGTCGGGCGAGTGGAAGGACGGCGACCCGCTGTTCCTGACCTGCACCGGCTGGCGCGACCTGGCCGAGCACATCGCCGAGTCGCTGACCAAGGGCACCCGCGTCCTCGTCTGCGGCCGTCTGAAGCTGTCGCGGTGGGAGGACAAGGAGACCAAGGAGAAGCGCTCGGCGTACGGCCTGGACGTCGATGAGATCGGCCCGAGCCTGCGCTTTGCTCAGGCCAAGGTGCAGCGGATGCACCGCAGCAGCAAGAGCGACGGGTTCATCCCCGACGCGCCGCAGGACGACGCCTGGAGCATCGCCGCTCCGGCTTCTGCGGCGGCGGCCTGA